One stretch of Natronolimnobius baerhuensis DNA includes these proteins:
- a CDS encoding cold-shock protein, whose product MAKGTVDFFNDTGGYGFIETEDADDDVFFHMEDIGGPDLEEGQELEFDIEQAPKGPRATNVERL is encoded by the coding sequence ATGGCGAAAGGAACCGTTGATTTCTTCAACGACACTGGCGGCTACGGATTCATCGAGACTGAGGACGCAGACGACGACGTATTCTTCCACATGGAAGACATCGGCGGTCCGGACCTCGAAGAAGGGCAGGAACTCGAGTTCGACATCGAGCAGGCTCCAAAGGGCCCACGCGCGACGAACGTCGAGCGCCTGTAA
- a CDS encoding sensor histidine kinase translates to MAERWADTPVFGQGLLSPTAKRFIGVCSICGCGFILALVALINRPSLASSPELAITSSLSILLALVLGLVGLWLWRQSISPQNVLRIAGWMVIGMASLGTLFLWTLTHQLAHGETMAQAHFVLANTLVAGGVLGIAIGLYDVRGKRYQRELEQERAKLADERAKLAFLNRMLRHYVLNGVNIITGHLTLLTGSVGPAGREHVDVIRDQSEDVADIVRKFRYLTQALLDETELQPRDLSADLSRRVTITAQSYEHAQIQADIPDGVTVLADELLDQVFENLLTNAIVHNDRDQPQVEVSVTDNTTDDTDDEFVLVEIADNGPGIPAEQYDSLLEWESKREEDESAGIGLAIVDTVVERYNGTVTFAENEPRGTLVSLELPGTAEAVVTTDTADPAAHTLETDVSQPTSETTTPGTASPTSESNTAEVSD, encoded by the coding sequence ATGGCAGAACGATGGGCTGATACGCCTGTTTTCGGGCAGGGGTTGCTGTCGCCGACAGCAAAGCGGTTCATCGGCGTCTGTAGTATCTGTGGCTGTGGGTTCATTCTCGCACTCGTTGCACTCATCAACCGACCGTCACTGGCCTCGAGTCCGGAGTTGGCGATTACTTCGTCACTGTCGATCCTACTGGCGCTCGTGTTGGGTCTCGTTGGACTCTGGCTGTGGCGCCAGTCCATCTCACCACAGAATGTCCTCCGTATTGCTGGCTGGATGGTCATCGGGATGGCTAGCCTCGGGACACTATTTCTGTGGACGCTCACCCATCAACTTGCCCACGGTGAGACAATGGCACAGGCACATTTCGTGCTCGCGAACACGCTCGTCGCGGGTGGCGTCCTTGGTATCGCAATCGGCCTCTACGATGTCCGGGGGAAACGGTATCAACGCGAACTCGAGCAAGAACGGGCGAAACTGGCGGACGAACGGGCGAAACTGGCGTTTCTCAATCGGATGCTTCGCCACTATGTTTTAAACGGCGTCAACATCATCACGGGCCATCTCACCCTTCTTACCGGCTCTGTCGGCCCTGCCGGCCGTGAACACGTTGATGTGATCCGCGATCAAAGCGAGGACGTCGCTGATATCGTTCGGAAGTTTCGCTATCTCACGCAGGCGTTGCTCGACGAGACGGAACTGCAGCCTCGAGATCTGTCTGCTGACCTCTCTCGACGAGTGACGATCACGGCACAGTCCTACGAGCACGCACAGATTCAGGCGGACATTCCGGATGGTGTGACAGTGCTTGCCGACGAGTTGCTCGATCAGGTGTTCGAGAACCTGTTGACGAACGCAATCGTTCATAACGACCGCGACCAGCCTCAAGTCGAGGTGTCGGTCACCGACAACACTACTGATGACACCGACGACGAGTTCGTCCTCGTCGAAATCGCCGATAACGGTCCCGGAATTCCAGCCGAGCAGTACGACTCGCTTCTCGAGTGGGAAAGCAAACGCGAAGAAGACGAGAGCGCAGGAATCGGATTGGCAATCGTCGATACGGTAGTTGAGCGGTACAACGGAACGGTCACCTTTGCGGAGAACGAGCCACGGGGGACGCTCGTTTCTCTCGAACTGCCTGGCACAGCGGAAGCGGTCGTCACAACCGACACAGCGGACCCAGCTGCTCACACTCTCGAGACAGACGTGTCCCAGCCGACATCCGAGACGACAACTCCTGGGACTGCCTCGCCGACTTCTGAGAGCAATACTGCAGAAGTCAGTGATTGA
- a CDS encoding DEAD/DEAH box helicase, with protein sequence MSKQVQQVETIFCHETGDDYLVVVQRDGKRLFRAKLGLSETSAGPRPAKFRLKDGSSEEPRQPDEFVELARRAKRIRISEQTSRTGRDELIEMFEGYQLEDKATAVRTCRYCASAGRYSPITTETAVKDDQDWICQDCARQELERQLSYSGSGKVTGAAKDRLEDLMMEVQDLERIVNLLKGQLDPDLTKFDTISATTDEVDPVRIDSLNLHPGLQGLLEDRFETLLPVQSLAVDHGLFDGDDQMVVSATATGKTLVGEMTGIDRVLNGKGKMLFLVPLVALANQKYEDFQDEYGHLVDVSIRVGASRITDDGNQFDPNADVIVGTYEGIDHALRTGKDMGDIGTVVIDEVHTLKEDERGHRLDGLISRLKYTCEQRAKRRDDYGGAQWIYLSATVGNPEQLAATLESTLIEFEERPVPIERHVTFADGQEKLRIENKLVRREFDTESSKGYRGQTIIFTNSRRRCHEISRKLEYSSAPYHAGLDYKRRKRVERQFGEQDLAAVVTTAALAAGVDFPASQVVFDSLAMGIEWLSVQEFHQMLGRAGRPDYHDKGTVYVLVEPDCAYHNSMEMSEDEVAFKLLKGDMESVMTHYDEDAAIEETLANVTVGGKAAKALNDRMLGEVPTKHAVGKLLQYEFIDGLEPTPLGKVVTRHFLNPGEAFSLIDGIRKDAHPYELIAEIELRDEDL encoded by the coding sequence GTGTCGAAGCAGGTCCAGCAGGTCGAGACAATATTCTGCCACGAAACGGGCGACGACTACCTCGTCGTCGTCCAGCGCGACGGCAAGCGACTGTTCCGGGCAAAGCTCGGGCTTTCCGAGACCTCGGCCGGTCCCCGACCCGCCAAATTCCGGCTCAAAGACGGCTCGAGCGAGGAGCCTCGCCAACCCGACGAGTTCGTCGAACTCGCCCGGCGCGCCAAACGCATTCGCATTTCGGAGCAAACCTCTCGGACCGGCCGAGACGAACTGATCGAAATGTTCGAAGGGTACCAACTCGAGGACAAGGCAACAGCCGTTCGGACCTGCCGGTACTGCGCCTCCGCGGGTCGGTACTCGCCGATCACCACCGAGACGGCAGTCAAAGACGATCAGGACTGGATCTGCCAGGACTGCGCTCGCCAGGAACTCGAGCGCCAACTCTCCTATTCGGGCAGCGGGAAGGTCACCGGCGCAGCGAAGGATCGACTCGAGGATCTCATGATGGAGGTCCAGGACTTAGAACGGATCGTCAACCTGCTAAAGGGACAACTCGATCCCGATTTGACGAAGTTCGATACGATTTCGGCGACGACCGACGAGGTCGATCCCGTCCGAATCGACTCGCTCAATTTGCACCCGGGACTGCAGGGACTGCTCGAGGATCGATTCGAAACACTGCTGCCGGTCCAGAGTCTGGCGGTTGACCACGGCTTGTTCGACGGGGACGACCAGATGGTGGTCTCCGCGACGGCGACCGGGAAGACGCTGGTCGGCGAGATGACCGGGATTGATCGCGTGCTTAACGGGAAGGGGAAGATGCTGTTTCTCGTTCCCCTCGTTGCACTCGCGAACCAGAAATACGAGGACTTTCAGGACGAATACGGCCACCTCGTGGACGTCTCGATCCGCGTCGGCGCAAGCCGAATTACGGACGACGGCAACCAGTTCGATCCCAACGCCGACGTGATCGTCGGCACCTACGAAGGGATCGATCACGCCCTGCGGACGGGCAAGGACATGGGCGACATCGGGACCGTCGTCATCGACGAGGTTCACACGCTCAAAGAGGACGAACGGGGCCACCGCCTCGACGGGCTCATTTCGCGGCTCAAGTACACCTGCGAGCAGCGGGCGAAACGCCGCGATGACTACGGCGGCGCACAGTGGATCTACCTCTCTGCAACCGTCGGCAATCCCGAGCAACTCGCCGCAACGCTCGAGTCAACGCTTATCGAGTTCGAGGAGCGCCCCGTGCCAATCGAGCGCCACGTCACCTTCGCAGACGGCCAGGAAAAACTCCGTATCGAGAACAAACTCGTCAGACGCGAGTTCGACACCGAATCCTCGAAGGGGTATCGCGGGCAGACGATTATCTTCACGAACTCCCGAAGACGGTGCCACGAGATTTCCCGGAAACTCGAGTATTCATCAGCGCCGTATCACGCGGGACTTGATTACAAACGTCGCAAACGAGTCGAACGCCAGTTCGGCGAGCAAGATCTCGCCGCCGTCGTGACGACTGCCGCACTCGCCGCCGGTGTTGACTTCCCGGCCTCGCAAGTCGTCTTCGACTCACTGGCGATGGGAATCGAGTGGCTCTCGGTCCAGGAGTTCCACCAGATGCTCGGCCGTGCGGGCCGTCCGGATTATCACGACAAAGGGACCGTCTACGTGCTGGTCGAACCCGATTGTGCGTATCACAACTCCATGGAGATGAGCGAGGACGAAGTCGCGTTCAAACTCCTCAAAGGCGATATGGAGTCGGTGATGACCCACTACGACGAAGATGCAGCCATCGAGGAGACGCTGGCAAACGTCACCGTCGGCGGCAAAGCCGCAAAAGCGCTCAACGACCGCATGCTCGGAGAAGTCCCGACGAAACACGCCGTCGGGAAGCTCTTGCAGTATGAGTTCATCGACGGCCTCGAGCCGACACCCCTTGGAAAGGTCGTCACGCGTCACTTCCTGAATCCAGGCGAGGCGTTCTCGCTCATCGACGGCATCCGCAAGGACGCCCATCCGTACGAACTCATCGCGGAGATCGAACTGCGCGACGAGGACCTGTAG
- a CDS encoding pro-sigmaK processing inhibitor BofA family protein, which produces MTGLEILLLILVLVVVLGASTIIQTVRPFIVNAAVGLLVLFLAQAIFGLQVAVTPIALAIVAIGGVPGSLLVILLSLFGVAFVP; this is translated from the coding sequence ATGACCGGCCTCGAGATCCTCCTCCTGATCCTCGTGTTGGTGGTCGTCCTCGGTGCGTCGACGATCATCCAGACGGTTCGTCCGTTTATCGTCAACGCTGCAGTCGGACTGCTCGTCTTGTTTCTCGCACAGGCGATATTCGGGTTGCAGGTCGCCGTGACACCAATTGCACTCGCAATCGTCGCTATCGGCGGCGTCCCCGGCTCGCTACTGGTGATCTTGCTCTCGCTGTTTGGCGTTGCATTTGTCCCCTGA
- a CDS encoding replication protein: MSRHTDASTAIGNADLEDAVSRPSKTNCTTGDRDTKNAIPDSWHTYWWQEKNEIVDDFIATRPSRAARPISVRDDQKLREECTTERHAGGRRAKTWSSVLNEFLDWYNGYRHAHLIFTDPDGNEVRTQMPNSHQPRYGNKYYARLKALERQMVREYDDLHIAMLTFTGSTKNDNGGWRCPADHLRDVVDSWRPNRGRGVYHALRSSLDGMEWEYGLVVEKHKSGYGHVHCAVFIDGEVNESDFHPAIDAHLRQCEIAHRDAHNYHADDESARPISIRSVDPNLDSDELDSNRDDVVGNVGSYIGEYIGAYGEPLFDRGLDELQFRAAVWATGTQVVRFSEGANELIQRERDDRDDEEEILVPNPEFDPDKHANPESDVLPFEVVNPGWSITAVGRVDQDGEERHDVTRSGVVFTTIEDARHLDPPNTQPSTPPQPKYNTTTLDNY; this comes from the coding sequence ATGAGTCGGCACACCGATGCATCCACCGCTATCGGGAACGCCGACCTAGAGGATGCTGTCTCTCGGCCTTCCAAGACTAACTGTACAACCGGCGATAGAGACACTAAGAACGCGATTCCCGATTCGTGGCACACCTACTGGTGGCAAGAAAAGAACGAGATTGTAGATGACTTTATCGCGACCCGACCTAGTCGGGCTGCGCGTCCGATCTCTGTCCGAGACGACCAGAAGCTTCGCGAGGAATGCACAACCGAACGCCATGCCGGTGGCCGCCGAGCAAAGACCTGGAGTAGCGTACTGAACGAGTTTCTCGACTGGTACAACGGCTATCGACACGCGCATCTCATCTTCACCGATCCTGACGGCAACGAAGTACGCACGCAGATGCCGAACTCGCACCAACCACGGTATGGAAACAAGTACTACGCCCGGCTGAAGGCCCTCGAACGCCAGATGGTTCGCGAGTACGACGATCTCCATATTGCCATGCTAACGTTCACTGGGTCGACGAAGAACGACAATGGTGGCTGGCGCTGTCCAGCTGATCACCTCCGCGACGTCGTGGACTCATGGCGACCGAATCGAGGACGAGGTGTCTACCACGCGCTGCGTAGTTCCCTCGACGGAATGGAGTGGGAATATGGGCTCGTTGTCGAGAAGCACAAATCCGGATATGGTCACGTTCACTGTGCAGTCTTCATTGATGGCGAAGTGAATGAGTCTGATTTTCATCCGGCGATCGACGCACACCTCCGTCAGTGCGAGATTGCTCATCGAGATGCCCACAACTACCATGCTGACGACGAATCCGCGCGACCAATTTCGATTCGTTCCGTTGACCCGAACCTCGACTCGGACGAGCTCGATAGCAATAGAGACGACGTAGTCGGGAATGTTGGCAGTTATATTGGCGAGTACATCGGTGCATATGGTGAGCCGTTGTTCGATCGCGGCCTCGACGAGCTGCAATTCCGCGCAGCCGTCTGGGCAACTGGTACACAAGTCGTTCGATTCAGTGAGGGTGCGAACGAACTGATCCAGCGTGAACGTGACGATCGTGATGATGAAGAAGAAATTCTAGTGCCAAACCCAGAGTTCGACCCAGATAAGCATGCAAACCCGGAAAGTGATGTGCTGCCGTTCGAGGTCGTCAATCCAGGTTGGTCAATTACTGCAGTTGGTCGCGTTGATCAGGACGGAGAAGAACGACATGACGTAACTCGGTCTGGCGTAGTGTTTACTACAATCGAAGATGCTCGGCACCTAGATCCACCGAATACACAGCCAAGTACACCACCACAGCCAAAATACAACACAACAACGCTGGACAACTATTGA
- a CDS encoding COG1361 family protein encodes MDVGKIIKKAYEISANLMFLSFAILLSLIILNEFAGWVSVQNMSVIASAMGAFGTLMLAWFTFGTIKQNEKLIKHQQQQIKHQRARSRPVLRQINDFEALGKHSLVSFKLENIGEGTAYNIKFQADICIPELGVNTATDTEIPQLISNSSVPPLETQPSGIYKNNDVKGSGMNPSGGILREGSSGRFEYRVDFSNKNKSVRDIINGNGGEPGIIVFSKLLEYLKEDGIEIVYIQFKVSYEDVYGDEYTEEFPVRTVFVEETKDVSDLFDSPIWINDDGESARKASLQNIG; translated from the coding sequence ATGGACGTAGGTAAAATCATAAAGAAGGCATATGAGATTTCTGCAAATTTGATGTTTTTGTCTTTCGCTATTCTATTATCTTTAATAATACTGAATGAATTCGCTGGATGGGTATCAGTCCAAAATATGAGTGTCATTGCGAGTGCAATGGGTGCATTTGGAACATTAATGTTAGCATGGTTTACTTTTGGGACTATTAAACAGAATGAGAAACTAATCAAGCATCAACAGCAGCAAATTAAACATCAACGGGCCCGTTCAAGACCAGTTCTTCGTCAAATTAACGATTTCGAAGCCCTTGGCAAGCATAGTCTCGTGTCCTTTAAACTCGAAAATATTGGTGAAGGGACAGCGTATAATATAAAATTCCAGGCGGATATATGCATACCCGAATTAGGGGTTAATACTGCAACCGACACAGAGATACCACAACTAATTTCTAATTCGTCCGTTCCACCATTGGAAACACAACCATCTGGAATATACAAAAATAATGATGTCAAAGGTTCTGGTATGAATCCTTCTGGAGGAATATTACGGGAAGGTTCCAGTGGTCGATTTGAATACCGGGTGGATTTTTCGAATAAAAATAAATCCGTGAGAGATATTATTAATGGAAATGGTGGTGAGCCCGGAATAATAGTCTTCAGTAAACTACTGGAATATTTAAAAGAGGATGGGATAGAAATAGTATATATTCAATTCAAGGTGAGTTATGAAGATGTCTATGGTGATGAATACACGGAGGAATTCCCAGTACGAACGGTCTTTGTCGAAGAAACAAAGGACGTGAGCGACCTATTTGATTCACCAATTTGGATCAACGACGATGGTGAATCAGCTAGAAAAGCCTCACTTCAGAATATAGGATAA
- a CDS encoding transcriptional regulator, translating into MSDEDLFEDTDPDDWIEIGSFRVLKQPDWMTETDLQIMDALGRGLILSPKIIADNTDKSREAISRRLNTLQAASYVKKTGRGRYKITEEGMEFLEGRVLPENDDWSINPERNG; encoded by the coding sequence ATGAGTGATGAAGATCTGTTTGAAGACACTGACCCCGATGATTGGATTGAGATCGGGTCGTTCCGAGTATTAAAGCAGCCAGATTGGATGACAGAAACTGATCTTCAGATAATGGATGCATTAGGTAGGGGGCTTATTCTGTCTCCGAAAATCATAGCAGATAACACAGATAAATCTAGAGAAGCAATTTCTCGCCGATTGAACACTCTACAAGCAGCGAGCTACGTCAAAAAGACTGGAAGAGGTAGATATAAAATCACAGAAGAAGGTATGGAATTCCTTGAAGGAAGAGTACTGCCCGAGAATGATGACTGGTCAATCAATCCAGAGAGGAATGGATAA
- a CDS encoding tyrosine-type recombinase/integrase, translated as MVEPEELPPREAWHRYLNGRRTELTEETASTYHYRLKLFAEWCEDNGIETVADLNGWVLDEYESYRAGQDVASTTLHNEMETLKNFIEYLERIEAVDDDLADRVNVPHVPRGERSRETRLSTDRALALIRHYRSTDAVHGCRRHALLETAWHTGARLGGLRALDLRDFNREEQTVEFIHRPESGTVLKNKREGERVVALNERVCETIGTYIQTDRYDVHDDHGRQPLFSSLQGRPNPNTIRVWMYLATFPCVQGECPHRYDPDSCEFRNHSKASQCPSSRAPHHVRTGSITWHCDRGVPREVTAERVNASQDVIDEYYDKAEERDRMEKRRRPHLNKLTIE; from the coding sequence GTGGTTGAACCTGAGGAACTCCCTCCACGCGAAGCCTGGCACCGTTACCTCAACGGTCGCCGCACAGAGCTGACAGAGGAAACTGCGTCGACGTACCACTACCGGCTGAAACTCTTCGCCGAGTGGTGCGAAGACAACGGGATCGAGACGGTTGCTGACCTGAACGGCTGGGTCCTCGACGAGTACGAGTCCTACCGGGCCGGGCAGGACGTCGCCTCGACGACGCTCCACAACGAGATGGAGACGCTGAAGAACTTCATCGAATACCTTGAACGAATCGAGGCCGTCGACGACGATCTTGCCGACCGGGTGAACGTTCCGCACGTTCCCCGCGGCGAACGGTCCCGCGAAACGCGGTTGTCGACCGACCGCGCGCTCGCGCTGATCCGGCACTACCGCTCGACCGACGCGGTGCACGGGTGTCGACGGCACGCGCTGCTCGAAACGGCGTGGCACACCGGCGCGCGACTCGGTGGCCTTCGAGCGCTGGATCTCCGCGACTTCAATCGCGAAGAGCAGACGGTCGAGTTCATCCACCGGCCAGAATCGGGAACGGTCCTGAAGAATAAGCGCGAGGGCGAACGTGTAGTCGCGCTGAACGAGCGGGTCTGTGAGACGATCGGGACGTACATCCAGACCGATCGGTACGACGTACACGACGACCACGGCCGCCAGCCACTATTCTCGTCGCTGCAGGGTCGTCCGAACCCGAACACGATTCGTGTCTGGATGTACCTCGCGACATTCCCCTGTGTCCAGGGCGAGTGCCCGCACAGGTACGATCCCGATTCCTGCGAGTTCCGGAATCACTCGAAGGCCAGTCAGTGCCCCTCGTCACGTGCTCCGCACCACGTCCGGACGGGTTCGATCACGTGGCACTGCGATCGAGGTGTCCCCCGCGAGGTGACCGCTGAGCGGGTGAACGCCTCCCAGGACGTGATCGATGAATACTACGACAAAGCCGAGGAGCGCGACCGGATGGAAAAGCGCCGCCGACCCCACCTTAATAAACTCACCATCGAATAA
- a CDS encoding HalOD1 output domain-containing protein, with product MDGEQSICYTVVATVAEHKGVAPEAMQPPLHTAVDTDALETLFRTTDGDRAYPTVEFTYNGYRIRVDGPDAISVDNTHQSDTQTEPIYGQ from the coding sequence ATGGATGGGGAGCAGTCGATCTGTTACACCGTCGTTGCAACAGTCGCCGAACACAAGGGGGTCGCACCCGAAGCGATGCAGCCACCACTGCATACCGCCGTCGACACCGACGCACTCGAGACCCTCTTTCGAACCACCGATGGCGACCGTGCCTACCCAACAGTCGAGTTCACCTACAACGGCTATCGTATCCGCGTCGACGGCCCGGACGCCATCAGCGTCGACAACACACACCAGTCCGACACACAGACTGAACCCATCTACGGGCAGTAG
- a CDS encoding HalOD1 output domain-containing protein produces MSGTGAREEPVVDHVQPDESVSHAILRVVADIRDQSVVELDEPLFESIDPDALEALFHDDSSGSIQFQYLELTIRVTAAGTIRVE; encoded by the coding sequence ATGAGTGGAACTGGTGCTCGCGAAGAGCCTGTTGTCGACCACGTTCAACCGGACGAGTCGGTTTCCCACGCCATCCTCCGTGTCGTCGCAGATATCCGCGATCAATCTGTGGTCGAGTTAGACGAGCCACTTTTCGAATCAATCGATCCTGACGCACTCGAGGCCCTGTTTCACGATGACTCGAGTGGCTCGATCCAATTTCAGTATCTCGAGTTGACGATCCGTGTTACTGCAGCAGGTACCATTCGAGTTGAGTAA
- a CDS encoding bacterio-opsin activator domain-containing protein: MDDTNTRIGSRPHSGHRRQYPLAPQRSAGHLDPTHSIAVCETVRDTLATATASLQHGLHVGEPCIATGTPSFLADLEAALTARGIDVATARERGDLTLRPVSETYLASEPVTAESMAQWVLECSDATDDTPIRVVGRLSETVADALSEDVLVGYEHRLSDVLEQRPVRALCLYDRDAFSESVLRTVLTQHATYRTPRGVCSNFLHSEPPESGSSDTAGSFALEQVIDVLETLGEHAVRSKQLDVLTAFTESIEQPETERRSHLLESVIALVETLFVPTLSAVWLYDQTQGTLEPATSSQPAFDALEEILPAVSAHAWDTYAGENTITRATIPSADVPAAVSDLPLEAVTFVPLGRHGVLLLVFPDYVSLTETDEALLETIQTTIQTVFDTIRYRETVDTQASSLETQQQRVQELEELISLLQRATQKLVEPPSRADIERTICEQLTRTSSIDFAWFGQPDESAGVLSPTHSSGTGENYLEAVTAHETDASLEPAATTLETGEPTIIDETVTEPPFEPWRSHALRRGYRSIASIPVVYSDSTYGVLTMYASSSNTFDERVRQALETIAETVGHAINAREKRQALISGELTVLDLHVADSSLPSICLADHLETGVRFEEVVSQDDGPPQTYFTVRDCDRTAVEAAVKQCYGIDDLSHIVERENGHLFTSTVTPPCLFQYILERGGIPATMNASADRADVTVELPKRVSTRSFISMLRQQFESVTIISQESRERDFHVRDEFKQAFEDELSDRQKEVLRAAYYSGYFETPRTCTGQDIADQLGVSQPTVTENIRTAERKLVTLLFDAN, encoded by the coding sequence ATGGATGATACGAACACCCGAATCGGTTCACGACCGCACAGTGGCCACCGGCGTCAGTATCCGCTGGCACCGCAGCGGTCTGCTGGACATCTCGATCCAACCCACAGTATTGCTGTCTGTGAGACAGTCCGGGACACGCTGGCGACGGCCACAGCGTCTCTCCAGCACGGACTCCATGTCGGTGAGCCCTGCATCGCAACCGGGACACCGTCGTTTTTGGCCGACCTCGAGGCGGCACTCACTGCTCGCGGGATCGACGTTGCTACAGCACGCGAGCGCGGTGACCTGACACTGCGTCCCGTCTCTGAGACATATCTGGCCAGCGAGCCAGTTACCGCCGAGTCGATGGCACAGTGGGTGCTCGAGTGTAGTGACGCGACGGACGACACTCCGATTCGAGTCGTCGGGCGTTTATCTGAAACAGTCGCAGACGCGCTTTCGGAGGATGTACTCGTGGGATACGAGCACCGGCTTTCGGACGTACTCGAACAGCGGCCGGTGCGGGCGCTGTGTCTCTACGACCGTGATGCGTTCTCCGAATCGGTTCTTCGAACGGTACTCACACAGCATGCAACGTATCGAACACCGAGAGGTGTCTGTTCGAATTTCCTCCACAGTGAGCCTCCCGAATCCGGGTCGTCGGATACCGCTGGTTCGTTCGCCCTCGAGCAGGTCATCGATGTCCTCGAAACGCTTGGCGAACACGCCGTCCGGTCGAAACAACTGGACGTCTTGACGGCGTTTACCGAATCCATCGAACAGCCCGAGACCGAACGCCGCTCACACCTCCTCGAGTCCGTTATTGCACTCGTCGAAACGCTGTTCGTCCCGACGCTATCGGCAGTCTGGCTCTACGATCAAACCCAGGGCACACTCGAGCCAGCAACCTCCTCACAGCCAGCGTTCGACGCACTCGAGGAAATCTTGCCCGCGGTTTCTGCCCATGCCTGGGATACCTACGCTGGAGAGAATACGATCACCAGAGCCACTATCCCGTCGGCGGACGTTCCCGCCGCAGTGTCGGACCTTCCACTCGAGGCGGTCACATTCGTTCCACTCGGCCGACACGGCGTATTGTTGCTGGTCTTTCCCGACTACGTCTCGCTGACCGAGACTGATGAAGCACTGTTGGAGACGATACAGACGACCATCCAGACTGTCTTCGATACCATCAGGTACCGAGAGACGGTCGACACTCAGGCGTCATCGCTCGAGACGCAACAACAGCGCGTCCAGGAACTCGAGGAACTCATCTCGTTACTCCAGCGAGCGACACAGAAACTGGTTGAGCCACCGTCTCGAGCCGATATCGAACGGACGATCTGTGAACAACTCACTCGAACATCCAGTATCGACTTTGCCTGGTTCGGGCAGCCAGACGAAAGCGCTGGCGTCCTCTCTCCCACTCACTCGAGTGGCACTGGTGAGAACTACCTCGAGGCAGTTACCGCACACGAGACGGACGCATCACTCGAGCCCGCAGCGACGACGCTCGAGACAGGTGAGCCGACGATTATCGACGAGACAGTGACTGAGCCACCGTTTGAACCCTGGCGAAGTCACGCACTTCGACGTGGCTATCGGTCAATCGCCAGCATTCCAGTCGTCTACAGCGACTCGACCTACGGCGTGCTCACGATGTATGCCTCCAGTTCGAACACCTTCGATGAGCGGGTGCGCCAGGCACTCGAGACCATCGCTGAAACCGTCGGCCACGCGATCAACGCCCGGGAGAAACGACAGGCGCTGATCAGTGGCGAACTAACCGTATTGGATCTTCATGTTGCAGATTCCTCGCTCCCGAGTATCTGCCTGGCAGACCACCTCGAGACGGGAGTCCGATTCGAAGAAGTCGTCTCACAGGACGATGGACCACCACAAACGTACTTTACCGTTCGAGACTGCGACCGCACTGCTGTCGAAGCCGCTGTCAAGCAATGTTACGGTATCGATGACCTCTCTCATATCGTCGAACGAGAGAACGGACACCTGTTTACCAGCACTGTGACGCCTCCGTGTCTATTCCAATACATCCTCGAGCGAGGTGGCATTCCCGCGACCATGAACGCGTCTGCAGACCGAGCAGACGTCACGGTCGAGTTACCCAAACGCGTCTCAACACGGTCGTTTATCTCGATGCTCAGACAGCAATTCGAATCGGTGACGATCATTTCTCAGGAGTCTCGAGAGCGCGATTTCCACGTTCGTGATGAGTTCAAACAGGCGTTCGAAGACGAACTGAGTGACCGACAGAAGGAGGTGTTGCGAGCGGCTTACTACAGCGGGTATTTCGAGACACCTCGCACGTGTACGGGACAGGATATCGCCGACCAACTCGGCGTTTCCCAGCCGACGGTCACGGAAAACATCCGCACTGCTGAACGGAAACTCGTGACGCTGCTGTTCGACGCCAACTGA